A segment of the Amycolatopsis thermophila genome:
CGTCCCGGTCCGGCCGCCCTCGGCGACCCCGTAGGCCGCCGACCGCGAACCCGGCGTGCACACCTCGCCGGCACGCGGCCCGGTGATGCCGGTGGCCGGGAGCTCGCCAGCGAGGGCGGTGGCGAGCTCCCGGTCCACCTTGTCGCACCCGGGGGTGCTGTCGGCCCGCGGGCCGTTCTCCCCGGACCCCACTCCTCCCTGCATGGCGGAGGGGCCGGGAAGGCCTGACGCGGACGGGAGACGTGCCGGGCCCGAGGCCGGTTGCTCCTGCCCGAGGACTTGATTCGATTGAGTGGTCCGCGACTGGACAAACCCGGCGATTCCGGCGCCGAGCAGGGCGAACACCACGCACAGTGACGCCGCGGCGATCGTCATCCGGCGCCGGATGGCGACCCGTGCGGAGCGCTCCCGCACGTCCCGCACGTCGAACCCGGCGGGCGGCGGTTCGCCCGGCGCGGACCGGAACAACTCCCTCAGCTCGTGCTCATCCACCGGCTTCCACCTCCTCGCCCAGTGCCTTCCGCAGGTGCGCCAGCCCGCGCGCGGTCTGGCTCTTCACGTTCCCCTCGCTGCAGCCGAGCGCTTTCGCGACGGCGGCGACGTCGAGTCCCTCGAAGTACCGCAGCACCAGCACCGCCCGCTGCTTCGGCGGCACCGTGCGCAGCCCGGCCAGCAGGTCCGCCCTGGTCGCGACCTGCTCGTCCAGCCGGGCGCCCGCCGGTTCGGGCTCGGGCAGCCGCTCCACCTGCCGCTCCCTCCGCCACGGCCGTCTCGACTCGTCGATCGACGCGC
Coding sequences within it:
- a CDS encoding SigE family RNA polymerase sigma factor translates to MDDGDERDFAEYFAARRDSVRRTAYLLCGDWHRADDLAQTAFVALHRKWNRIRDRAATDAYVRRTLVRASIDESRRPWRRERQVERLPEPEPAGARLDEQVATRADLLAGLRTVPPKQRAVLVLRYFEGLDVAAVAKALGCSEGNVKSQTARGLAHLRKALGEEVEAGG